Proteins encoded in a region of the Mycolicibacterium chitae genome:
- a CDS encoding urease accessory protein UreD translates to MDSHILVVARPDRLPHIESRGGIVGRRTGADTVHLVSSAATPLGGDRITVRVVVEAGAVLRLRSVAAAIALPGPATPISHAALELHAEGDLDVDLQPTLVAGGAEHHAALTACVGGTGVLRVRERVQIGRSGERAGYWSSTTRADVSGRPLLRHRVDLGSGAVGDDALGAPRAAISELSYPGGPRHHRHGATVLELAAGGALSTWQGEALPA, encoded by the coding sequence ATGGACTCCCACATCCTGGTGGTGGCCCGGCCGGATCGACTGCCGCACATCGAGTCTCGCGGCGGTATCGTCGGGCGGCGCACCGGTGCGGACACCGTGCACCTGGTGTCCTCGGCCGCCACCCCGCTGGGCGGCGACCGCATCACCGTGCGGGTGGTCGTCGAGGCCGGCGCCGTGCTGCGGCTGCGCAGCGTCGCGGCGGCCATCGCGCTGCCCGGCCCGGCGACGCCGATCTCGCATGCCGCGCTGGAGCTGCACGCCGAGGGCGACCTCGACGTCGACCTGCAGCCCACGCTGGTCGCCGGCGGCGCCGAGCATCACGCCGCGCTGACCGCCTGCGTCGGCGGTACCGGGGTGCTGCGGGTGCGCGAACGCGTCCAGATTGGCAGATCCGGTGAGCGCGCGGGCTATTGGAGCTCGACGACGCGGGCCGACGTGTCGGGTCGGCCGTTGCTGCGCCACCGGGTGGACCTCGGTTCCGGCGCGGTGGGCGACGACGCGCTGGGCGCGCCCCGCGCGGCGATCAGCGAACTGAGCTACCCGGGCGGACCCAGGCACCATCGGCACGGGGCCACGGTGCTCGAACTGGCGGCCGGGGGAGCGCTGAGCACCTGGCAGGGCGAGGCGCTCCCGGCCTAA
- a CDS encoding phosphoketolase family protein yields the protein MTAWNTAEIADLDEQTLQRVDGWWRAANYLSVGQIYLLRNPLLRTPLSADDVKPRLLGHWGTTPGLNFLYAHLNRAISQRRQSTIYLTGPGHGGPGLVANSYLDGTYSELYPDVSEDDEGLRRLFRQFSFPGGIPSHVAPEVPGSIHEGGELGYALSHAYGAAFDNPDLLVATVIGDGEAETGALATSWHSNKLTNPRADGVVLPILHLNGYKIANPTVLARIPEDELRSLMIGYGHEPYFFEVPDDTADPAAEHAAAHRRFAALLDEVLNEIAAIKARAADGDETRPRWPMIVFRTPKGWTGPAEIDGNKTTGSWRAHQVPLSSARDTPEHLAVLADWLASYRPEELFDDNGRLEADIAALAPPGRLRMSDNPHANGGLLLRDLRLPDFRKFGVDVPAPGATVAEATRVLGEWLAEVVRLNPDNFRIFGPDETASNRLQSVYETTDKQWNAEFYSPDVDEHLARVGRVVEMLSEHQCQGWLEGYLLTGRHGLFNCYEAFIHIVDSMFNQHAKWLKVTNHIPWRRPIASLNYLLSSHVWRQDHNGFSHQDPGFIDHVVNKSANVVRVYLPPDANTLLSTYDHCLRSRQYVNVVVAGKQPAPNFLTMEQAVAHCTRGLGIWEWAGSEQLGADPDVVLAAAGDVPTLEALAAADILRTRLPELRVRFVNVVDLMRLQDSTEHPHGLPGREFDQIFTRDRPIIFAYHGYPWLIHRLTYRRTGHPNLHVRGYKEEGTTTTPFDMVMLNDLDRYHLVMDVIDRVPSLQSTCATLRQEMADKRIAAREYTRAHGDDIPEVRDWVWPDARKLGTVAAGAAASATGGDNE from the coding sequence ATGACTGCCTGGAACACAGCGGAGATCGCCGACCTCGACGAGCAGACCCTGCAGCGGGTCGACGGGTGGTGGCGCGCGGCCAACTACCTGTCCGTCGGCCAGATCTATCTGCTGCGCAATCCCCTGCTGCGGACCCCGTTGTCGGCCGACGACGTCAAACCGCGCCTGCTGGGCCACTGGGGTACCACGCCGGGCCTGAACTTCCTCTACGCGCACCTCAACCGGGCGATCAGCCAGCGCCGCCAGTCCACCATCTACCTCACCGGCCCCGGTCACGGCGGCCCCGGCCTGGTGGCCAACTCCTACCTCGACGGCACCTACTCGGAGCTCTACCCCGACGTCAGCGAGGACGACGAGGGGCTGCGCCGGCTGTTCCGCCAGTTCTCCTTCCCCGGCGGCATCCCGTCGCACGTCGCGCCCGAGGTGCCCGGCTCCATCCACGAGGGCGGCGAACTCGGCTACGCCCTGTCGCACGCCTACGGCGCCGCGTTCGACAATCCGGACCTGCTGGTCGCGACCGTCATCGGCGACGGCGAGGCCGAGACCGGCGCGCTGGCCACCAGCTGGCATTCGAACAAGCTGACCAACCCCCGCGCCGACGGCGTGGTGCTGCCCATCCTGCACCTCAACGGCTACAAGATCGCCAATCCGACTGTGCTGGCGCGGATTCCGGAGGACGAGCTGCGCAGCCTGATGATCGGCTACGGCCACGAACCGTACTTCTTCGAGGTGCCCGACGACACCGCCGATCCGGCCGCCGAGCACGCCGCGGCCCATCGGCGCTTCGCCGCCCTGCTCGACGAGGTGCTCAACGAGATCGCCGCCATCAAGGCCCGCGCCGCCGACGGCGACGAGACCCGGCCGCGCTGGCCGATGATCGTGTTCCGCACGCCGAAGGGCTGGACCGGACCGGCCGAGATCGACGGCAACAAGACCACCGGCTCCTGGCGCGCCCACCAGGTTCCGCTGTCCAGTGCCCGCGACACCCCCGAACACCTTGCGGTACTGGCCGACTGGCTGGCCTCCTACCGGCCCGAGGAACTGTTCGACGACAACGGGCGCCTCGAGGCCGACATCGCCGCGCTGGCCCCGCCGGGCCGGCTGCGGATGAGCGACAACCCGCACGCCAACGGCGGGCTGCTGCTCAGGGATCTGCGGTTGCCCGACTTCCGGAAGTTCGGCGTGGACGTCCCGGCCCCGGGTGCCACCGTCGCCGAGGCCACCCGGGTGCTCGGCGAGTGGCTGGCCGAGGTGGTCCGGCTGAACCCGGACAACTTCCGGATCTTCGGCCCCGACGAGACCGCGTCGAACCGCCTGCAGTCCGTCTACGAGACCACCGACAAGCAGTGGAACGCCGAGTTCTACTCCCCCGACGTCGACGAGCACCTGGCCCGGGTGGGACGCGTGGTCGAGATGCTCTCGGAGCACCAGTGCCAGGGCTGGCTGGAGGGCTACCTGCTGACCGGCCGGCACGGGCTGTTCAACTGCTACGAGGCGTTCATCCACATCGTCGACTCGATGTTCAACCAGCACGCCAAGTGGCTCAAGGTCACCAACCACATTCCCTGGCGCCGTCCCATCGCCAGCCTGAATTACCTGCTGTCCAGCCATGTTTGGCGCCAGGATCACAACGGCTTCTCGCACCAGGACCCCGGCTTCATCGACCACGTGGTGAACAAGAGCGCCAATGTCGTGCGGGTCTACCTGCCGCCGGACGCCAACACCCTGCTGTCGACCTACGACCACTGCCTGCGTTCGCGGCAGTACGTCAACGTGGTGGTCGCCGGCAAGCAGCCGGCGCCGAACTTCCTGACCATGGAGCAGGCCGTCGCGCACTGCACCCGCGGGCTGGGCATCTGGGAGTGGGCCGGCAGCGAGCAACTGGGCGCCGACCCCGACGTCGTGCTCGCCGCGGCCGGCGACGTCCCGACGCTCGAGGCGCTGGCGGCGGCGGACATCCTGCGCACCCGACTGCCCGAGTTGCGGGTGCGCTTCGTCAACGTCGTGGACCTGATGCGGCTGCAGGACAGCACCGAGCACCCGCACGGCCTGCCGGGCCGCGAGTTCGACCAGATCTTCACCCGCGACCGGCCGATCATCTTCGCCTACCACGGTTATCCGTGGCTGATCCACCGCCTGACCTACCGCCGGACCGGGCACCCGAACCTGCACGTGCGCGGCTACAAGGAGGAGGGCACGACGACCACGCCGTTCGACATGGTCATGCTCAACGACCTCGACCGCTATCACCTGGTGATGGATGTCATCGACCGGGTGCCGTCGTTGCAGTCCACCTGCGCCACCCTGCGCCAGGAGATGGCCGACAAGCGGATCGCGGCCCGGGAGTACACCCGCGCGCACGGCGACGACATCCCCGAGGTGCGCGACTGGGTGTGGCCGGACGCGCGCAAGCTCGGCACCGTGGCCGCCGGCGCGGCCGCCTCGGCGACCGGTGGCGACAACGAATAG
- a CDS encoding SDR family oxidoreductase has product MAMEVLVTGGDTELGRAVAEEFRDAGHNVVISGARRDELEIAAKELEVNCIVCDPTDPAALAEARPSFPRHLDTIVNVPAPRHEAGDPRTFTPAQHATAWHRELDATVLAPVLTLQTIGDHLRSGGSIISVVPETPREGSAAAAVKAALADWTAGQATQWGTRGITVNVVATGRGTEPGYEGLTTVSPSVAGEIARLSLFLTSPSARQVTGQTLHVSSGVPAHFG; this is encoded by the coding sequence ATGGCGATGGAGGTGCTGGTTACCGGCGGAGATACCGAGCTGGGTCGCGCAGTCGCCGAGGAATTCCGCGATGCCGGACACAACGTCGTCATCTCCGGGGCCCGCCGCGACGAACTGGAGATCGCCGCCAAGGAACTCGAGGTCAACTGCATCGTCTGCGATCCGACCGACCCCGCGGCCCTGGCCGAGGCCCGCCCGTCGTTCCCGCGTCACCTCGACACCATCGTCAACGTCCCCGCGCCCCGGCACGAGGCCGGCGACCCGCGCACCTTCACCCCCGCCCAGCACGCGACGGCCTGGCACCGGGAGCTCGACGCCACCGTGCTGGCCCCGGTGTTGACGCTGCAGACCATCGGCGACCATCTGCGCTCCGGCGGCTCGATCATCAGCGTCGTCCCGGAAACCCCGCGCGAGGGCAGCGCCGCGGCCGCCGTCAAGGCGGCGCTGGCGGACTGGACCGCCGGGCAGGCCACCCAGTGGGGCACCCGCGGCATCACGGTCAACGTCGTGGCCACCGGGCGCGGCACCGAGCCGGGTTACGAGGGCCTGACCACCGTCTCCCCCTCGGTGGCCGGCGAGATCGCCCGGTTGAGCCTGTTCCTGACCTCGCCGTCGGCCCGGCAAGTCACCGGCCAGACCCTGCACGTCAGCAGCGGTGTGCCCGCGCATTTCGGCTGA
- a CDS encoding NAD(P)/FAD-dependent oxidoreductase yields MSHPGATPSDRHKVVIIGSGFGGLTAAKKLKRADVDVKLIAKTTHHLFQPLLYQVATGIISEGEIAPPTRLILRKQRNAQVLLGEVTHIDLENQTVDSVLLGHTYRTPYDSLIVAAGAGQSYFGNDHFAEWAPGMKTIDDALELRGRILGAFEQAERSSDPVRRSKLLTFVVVGAGPTGVEMAGQIAELADDTLRGAFRHIDPTEAHVILIEGAGQVLPPMGEKLGKKAQNRLEKMGVEIQLDAMVTDVDRNGLVVKYKDGSTKRIESACKVWSAGVSASPLGRDLAKQSGVELDRAGRVKVLPDLSIPGHPNVFVVGDMMAVEGVPGQAQGAIQGGKYAANLIKAELGGADRSTREPFSYFDKGSMATVSKYSAVAKVGKLEFGGYIAWLAWLFLHLIYLVGFKTKIATLLSWATTFLARQRGQLTITEQQAFARTRIEQLEEIAAAAEDEKAAS; encoded by the coding sequence GTGAGCCATCCCGGAGCAACGCCCTCCGATCGGCATAAAGTCGTCATCATCGGGTCAGGGTTCGGTGGCCTGACCGCTGCCAAGAAGCTCAAGCGCGCCGATGTCGACGTCAAGCTGATCGCCAAGACCACCCATCACCTGTTCCAGCCGCTGCTCTACCAGGTGGCCACGGGCATCATCTCCGAGGGCGAGATCGCCCCGCCGACCCGGCTGATCCTGCGCAAGCAGCGCAATGCCCAGGTGCTGCTGGGCGAGGTCACCCACATCGACCTGGAGAACCAGACCGTCGATTCGGTGCTGCTCGGCCACACCTACCGCACGCCGTATGACTCGCTGATCGTGGCGGCCGGCGCGGGCCAGTCCTATTTCGGCAACGACCATTTCGCCGAATGGGCCCCGGGCATGAAGACCATCGACGACGCGCTGGAACTGCGCGGGCGCATCCTGGGCGCCTTCGAGCAGGCCGAGCGGTCCAGCGATCCGGTCCGCCGGTCGAAGCTGCTGACCTTCGTGGTGGTCGGCGCGGGCCCCACCGGCGTCGAGATGGCCGGGCAGATCGCCGAGTTGGCCGACGACACGCTGCGCGGCGCGTTCCGGCACATCGACCCGACCGAGGCGCACGTCATCCTCATCGAGGGCGCCGGTCAGGTGTTGCCGCCGATGGGTGAGAAGCTGGGCAAGAAGGCCCAGAACCGGTTGGAGAAGATGGGCGTCGAGATCCAACTCGACGCCATGGTGACCGACGTGGACCGCAACGGCCTGGTGGTCAAGTACAAGGACGGCTCCACCAAGCGCATCGAATCGGCCTGCAAGGTGTGGTCGGCCGGCGTCTCGGCGAGCCCGCTGGGCCGCGACCTGGCCAAGCAGTCCGGTGTCGAACTCGACCGCGCCGGGCGGGTCAAGGTGTTGCCGGACCTGAGCATCCCCGGACACCCCAACGTGTTCGTCGTCGGCGACATGATGGCCGTCGAGGGTGTGCCGGGCCAGGCCCAGGGCGCGATCCAGGGCGGCAAGTACGCCGCGAACCTGATCAAGGCCGAACTCGGCGGCGCCGACCGGTCGACCCGCGAACCGTTCAGCTATTTCGACAAGGGGTCGATGGCCACGGTGTCGAAGTACTCCGCGGTGGCCAAGGTCGGCAAGCTCGAATTCGGCGGCTACATCGCCTGGTTGGCGTGGCTGTTCCTGCACCTGATCTACCTGGTCGGCTTCAAGACCAAGATCGCCACGCTGCTGTCCTGGGCCACGACGTTCCTCGCCCGCCAGCGCGGTCAGCTCACCATCACCGAGCAGCAGGCCTTCGCCCGCACCCGGATCGAGCAACTCGAGGAGATCGCGGCCGCGGCCGAGGACGAAAAGGCCGCCAGCTAA
- a CDS encoding GlsB/YeaQ/YmgE family stress response membrane protein, whose amino-acid sequence MDTALVSNLASGAVDILARSTTLTSVGWIGYIIIGAIAGWIAGKIVKGSGSGILMNIVVGVVGALIGGFLLSFFLDTASGGWWFTLFTAILGAVILLWIVGKVRSNN is encoded by the coding sequence ATGGATACAGCACTCGTCTCGAACCTGGCGTCGGGAGCCGTCGACATCCTCGCCCGCTCGACGACGCTGACCAGCGTGGGCTGGATCGGCTACATCATCATCGGCGCGATCGCCGGGTGGATCGCGGGCAAGATCGTCAAGGGCAGCGGCTCGGGCATCCTGATGAACATCGTGGTCGGCGTCGTCGGCGCGCTCATCGGTGGCTTCCTGCTCAGCTTCTTCCTCGACACCGCCAGCGGCGGTTGGTGGTTCACGCTGTTCACCGCCATCCTGGGCGCGGTGATCCTGCTCTGGATCGTCGGCAAGGTCCGCAGCAACAACTAG
- the ureG gene encoding urease accessory protein UreG, whose amino-acid sequence MPPHLLDGQPHVHRERPRRVRRPGEPLRIGVGGPVGSGKTALVAALCRQLRDELSLAVLTNDIYTTEDADFLRRHAVLPDDRIAAVQTGGCPHTAIRDDITANLDAIEDLIAAHEDLDLILVESGGDNLTATFSAGLVDVQIFVVDVAGGDKVPRKGGPGVTFSDLLVVNKTDLAPLVGADLDVMRRDAAAVRTGRPTELISLTEDPSAAAVLGWVRTQLSAPVPTG is encoded by the coding sequence ATGCCCCCACATCTGCTCGACGGTCAACCGCACGTCCACCGCGAGCGGCCCCGCCGCGTGCGCCGGCCCGGCGAACCGCTGCGCATCGGCGTCGGCGGACCGGTGGGCTCGGGCAAGACCGCGCTGGTCGCCGCGCTGTGCCGGCAACTGCGCGACGAACTCTCGCTGGCCGTGCTGACCAACGACATCTACACCACCGAGGACGCCGACTTCCTGCGCCGGCACGCCGTGCTGCCCGACGACCGGATCGCCGCCGTGCAGACCGGCGGGTGCCCGCACACCGCCATCCGCGACGACATCACCGCCAATCTCGATGCGATCGAAGACCTGATCGCCGCGCACGAGGACCTCGATCTGATCCTGGTCGAGTCCGGCGGCGACAACCTGACCGCGACCTTCTCCGCCGGGCTGGTGGACGTGCAGATCTTCGTCGTCGACGTAGCCGGCGGCGACAAGGTGCCGCGCAAGGGTGGACCCGGGGTGACCTTCTCGGATCTGTTGGTGGTCAACAAGACCGACCTGGCCCCGCTGGTCGGCGCCGACCTCGACGTGATGCGCCGCGACGCCGCCGCCGTCCGCACGGGCCGGCCCACCGAGCTGATCAGCCTGACCGAGGACCCGTCGGCCGCGGCCGTGCTCGGCTGGGTTCGCACGCAGCTGAGCGCACCGGTGCCCACTGGATGA
- a CDS encoding urease accessory protein UreF — protein sequence MAQLTTLLALADSRLPTGGHVHSGGIEEAIAGGLVCDAATVAAYLRRRIRTHGLVTASLAVATQTGALDLERADAETDARTPAPAARAASRSQGRGLLRLARRVWPQQPWAALGREPHLSVVAGMVGRATELPPDHTALALVYTTMTGSATAAQRLLALDPADVAALTFELAGLCEQTAAEAAAGPAELSDPLLDALAQRHAHRDRPLFAS from the coding sequence ATGGCTCAGCTGACCACCCTGCTCGCGCTGGCCGACTCCCGGCTGCCGACGGGAGGTCATGTGCACTCCGGTGGCATCGAGGAGGCGATCGCCGGCGGGCTGGTGTGCGATGCGGCCACGGTGGCGGCCTACCTGCGCCGGCGGATCCGCACCCACGGGCTGGTCACGGCCTCGCTGGCCGTCGCCACCCAGACCGGGGCCCTGGACCTCGAGCGGGCCGACGCCGAGACCGATGCCCGGACCCCGGCGCCGGCGGCCCGGGCGGCCTCGCGCAGCCAGGGCCGCGGCCTGCTGCGGCTGGCGCGGCGGGTCTGGCCGCAGCAGCCGTGGGCGGCACTGGGCCGCGAACCGCACCTGTCGGTGGTGGCCGGGATGGTCGGCCGGGCCACCGAGTTGCCGCCGGACCACACCGCGCTGGCGCTGGTGTACACCACCATGACCGGGTCGGCCACGGCCGCGCAGCGCCTGTTGGCGCTGGACCCGGCCGACGTCGCGGCGCTGACCTTCGAGCTGGCCGGGCTGTGTGAGCAGACCGCGGCCGAGGCCGCAGCCGGGCCGGCCGAGCTGTCCGATCCGCTGCTCGACGCGCTGGCCCAACGCCACGCCCACCGCGACCGGCCGCTGTTCGCCTCCTGA
- a CDS encoding alanine and proline-rich secreted protein Apa: protein MSQPDLNSKQRKGLRASLAVAAASGLGAVTLMLPGSLAYADPVPPPPPAPGTEAPAPPPADPNAPPPPPADPNAPPPPPADPNAPPPPPADPNAPPPPPADPNAPPADPNAPPADPEAPPAPEPGRVDNAAGGFSYVVPGGWVVGDASRLNYGQALLTKEAPPVAPGEPAPAATDTSILLGRLDLKLFAGAEPDNEKAAVRLASDMGEFFMPFAGTRLNQETVPLDANGMPGSASFYEVKFTDTTKPDGQIWAGVVGDAAANAPRGQRNERWFVVWLGTSNDPVDKEAAQALANSIRPWTPPPAPAAPPADPNAPAPAPADPNAPPPPPADPNAPAPAPADPNAPAPVPGRSEVGVPVPVETPVPEMMPPA, encoded by the coding sequence ATGAGTCAGCCGGACCTCAACTCGAAGCAGCGTAAGGGTTTGCGGGCATCGCTGGCGGTCGCCGCGGCCTCTGGCCTGGGCGCCGTCACCCTGATGCTGCCGGGCTCCTTGGCCTATGCCGACCCGGTCCCGCCGCCGCCTCCGGCGCCGGGGACCGAGGCTCCCGCTCCGCCGCCGGCGGATCCGAATGCGCCGCCGCCACCTCCGGCGGACCCGAACGCGCCCCCGCCGCCCCCGGCGGACCCGAACGCGCCCCCGCCGCCCCCGGCGGACCCGAACGCGCCGCCGCCACCTCCGGCGGACCCGAACGCGCCACCGGCTGATCCGAACGCGCCCCCGGCGGATCCCGAGGCCCCGCCGGCCCCCGAACCGGGCCGCGTCGACAACGCCGCGGGCGGTTTCAGCTACGTCGTGCCGGGTGGTTGGGTCGTCGGCGATGCCAGCCGGCTCAACTACGGGCAGGCGCTGCTGACCAAGGAGGCCCCGCCGGTCGCTCCGGGCGAGCCGGCCCCGGCCGCCACCGACACCAGCATCCTGCTGGGCCGGCTGGACCTGAAGCTGTTCGCCGGCGCCGAGCCGGACAACGAGAAGGCCGCGGTGCGGCTGGCCTCCGACATGGGCGAGTTCTTCATGCCCTTCGCCGGTACCCGCCTCAACCAGGAGACCGTGCCGCTCGATGCGAACGGAATGCCCGGCTCCGCGTCGTTCTACGAGGTGAAGTTCACCGACACCACCAAGCCCGACGGTCAGATCTGGGCCGGCGTGGTCGGCGATGCGGCCGCCAACGCGCCGCGCGGTCAGCGCAACGAGCGCTGGTTCGTCGTGTGGCTGGGCACCTCGAACGATCCGGTCGACAAGGAAGCCGCCCAGGCGCTCGCCAACTCGATCCGCCCGTGGACCCCGCCGCCGGCACCGGCTGCGCCGCCGGCCGATCCGAACGCGCCGGCGCCCGCCCCCGCGGATCCGAACGCACCCCCGCCGCCGCCCGCGGACCCGAACGCGCCCGCGCCCGCCCCCGCGGACCCGAACGCACCCGCACCGGTGCCGGGCCGCAGCGAGGTCGGTGTCCCGGTGCCGGTCGAGACCCCGGTGCCGGAGATGATGCCGCCGGCCTGA
- a CDS encoding CPBP family intramembrane glutamic endopeptidase — protein MPSAVAVPADAPHPLLIQLTALNRFRVYVDIAIVIVVLALTNLIAHFTTPWANIATVPAAAIGLLVLVRSRGLGWAELGLGREHWKSGAGYALAAVTVVGAVIAIGVLLPMTRPLFLNNNYATLSGALIASMVIIPLQTVIPEELAFRGVLQGALTRAWGFRGVAAAGSLLFGLWHIATSMGLTASNVGFTRLFGGGVVGMLIGIVGAVLVTAAAGFVFTWLRNRSGSIIAPIALHWSLNGMGALAAALVWHGAF, from the coding sequence ATGCCAAGCGCGGTAGCCGTACCGGCGGATGCACCGCATCCGTTGCTCATACAGTTGACGGCCCTGAACCGGTTCCGGGTCTACGTCGATATCGCGATCGTCATCGTGGTGCTCGCGCTGACCAATCTGATCGCGCACTTCACCACCCCGTGGGCCAACATCGCCACCGTGCCCGCCGCCGCCATCGGCCTGCTGGTCCTGGTGCGCTCGCGCGGGCTGGGGTGGGCCGAGCTGGGGCTGGGCCGCGAACACTGGAAGTCCGGCGCCGGCTACGCACTGGCCGCGGTGACGGTGGTCGGCGCGGTCATCGCCATCGGGGTGTTGCTGCCGATGACGCGCCCGCTGTTCCTCAACAACAACTACGCGACGCTGTCCGGCGCGCTGATCGCCTCGATGGTCATCATCCCGCTGCAGACCGTCATCCCCGAGGAACTGGCGTTCCGCGGGGTCCTGCAGGGTGCACTGACCCGGGCGTGGGGTTTCCGCGGTGTCGCGGCGGCCGGTTCGCTGCTGTTCGGGCTGTGGCACATCGCGACGTCGATGGGCCTGACCGCCAGCAACGTGGGCTTCACCCGGCTGTTCGGCGGCGGGGTGGTCGGCATGCTCATCGGGATCGTCGGCGCGGTGCTGGTGACCGCGGCCGCGGGTTTCGTCTTCACCTGGCTGCGCAACCGCAGCGGCAGCATCATCGCGCCGATCGCGCTGCACTGGTCGCTCAACGGCATGGGGGCGCTGGCCGCCGCGTTGGTGTGGCACGGCGCATTCTGA
- a CDS encoding Acg family FMN-binding oxidoreductase, protein MENLLPDETTVLAALALAIRAPSIHNTQPWAWRIGDGTVHLYADTERHLPHTDPARRDLILSCGATLQHFTVALAALGWQTHVHRLPNPDEPDHLASVEICGPGGSQQDIALAAAIPRRRTDRRVYSSWPVPAGDVALMASRAARSGVMLRHVESPARLAAIVAGAVHEHAQDVDYIAELSMWSGRYGALAGVPARNTPPPAAHAPVPGRVFASPALTQPAGAAADLDAGVVLALGTAGDDPVSVLRAGEATALVLLTATALGLSSCPITEPLELPSTRQLVRDTVLDRDCVPQMLLRVGWAPLNADPLPATPRRPLTEVVRRLDGTPIDQLS, encoded by the coding sequence ATGGAAAACCTGCTGCCGGACGAGACCACCGTCCTGGCCGCGCTCGCGCTGGCCATCCGGGCGCCCTCGATCCACAACACCCAGCCGTGGGCCTGGCGGATCGGCGACGGCACCGTGCATCTCTACGCCGACACCGAACGCCATCTGCCGCACACGGATCCGGCCCGGCGCGACCTGATCCTGAGTTGCGGGGCCACCCTGCAGCACTTCACCGTGGCGCTGGCGGCGCTGGGCTGGCAGACCCACGTGCACCGGCTGCCCAACCCCGACGAACCCGATCATCTGGCCAGCGTGGAGATCTGCGGTCCGGGCGGCAGCCAGCAGGACATCGCGCTGGCGGCGGCCATCCCGCGGCGGCGCACCGACCGTCGCGTGTACAGCTCGTGGCCCGTGCCGGCCGGGGATGTCGCCCTGATGGCGTCGCGGGCGGCGCGCAGCGGAGTCATGCTGCGCCACGTGGAGTCACCGGCGCGGCTGGCGGCGATTGTCGCCGGCGCGGTGCACGAGCACGCCCAGGACGTCGACTACATCGCGGAGCTGTCGATGTGGAGCGGGCGCTACGGCGCGCTGGCGGGGGTGCCCGCCCGCAACACCCCGCCGCCGGCCGCGCACGCGCCGGTACCGGGGCGGGTGTTCGCCTCCCCCGCGCTGACCCAGCCCGCGGGTGCGGCGGCCGATCTGGACGCCGGGGTGGTCCTGGCGCTCGGTACGGCCGGCGACGACCCGGTGTCGGTCCTGCGGGCCGGTGAGGCCACCGCGCTGGTGTTGCTGACCGCGACGGCCCTGGGGCTGTCCAGCTGCCCCATCACCGAGCCCCTGGAGCTACCGAGCACCCGGCAACTGGTGCGGGACACGGTGTTGGACCGCGATTGCGTGCCCCAGATGCTGCTGCGGGTCGGGTGGGCACCGCTGAACGCCGACCCGCTGCCGGCGACGCCCCGTCGTCCGCTCACCGAGGTGGTGCGCCGGCTCGACGGGACGCCGATCGACCAGCTGAGCTAG
- a CDS encoding LLM class F420-dependent oxidoreductase, with the protein MTIKLGLQIPKFSDDAGIEQLFPTVLAQAREADEAGFDAVFVMDHFYQLPMLGSPDQPMLEAYTALGALATATENVQLGTLVTGNTYRNPTLLAKAITTLDVVSAGRAILGIGTGWFELEHQQLGFEFGTFTERFDKLGEALQIILPMLAGERPSVDGKYYKTSEAFANPRYRDHIPLMIGGSGEKKTIPLAAKHFDHLNLITSFDALPHKIDVVRRRCEDIDRDPATLETSMLITVIVDENGSPDALPEAIRGNTAIGGPEAIAEQIKTKVLDAGVDGIIFNLPFYTPGVIASVGQAVRAVLAN; encoded by the coding sequence GTGACGATCAAACTCGGCCTCCAGATCCCGAAATTCTCCGACGACGCCGGTATCGAACAGCTGTTCCCGACCGTGCTCGCGCAGGCCCGCGAGGCCGACGAGGCGGGCTTCGACGCCGTGTTCGTGATGGACCACTTCTATCAGCTGCCCATGCTGGGATCGCCGGATCAGCCGATGCTCGAGGCGTATACGGCACTCGGGGCGCTGGCCACCGCGACCGAGAACGTACAGCTGGGCACCCTGGTCACCGGCAACACCTACCGCAACCCGACGCTGCTGGCCAAGGCGATCACCACGCTGGACGTGGTCAGCGCCGGCCGGGCGATCCTGGGCATCGGCACCGGCTGGTTCGAACTCGAACACCAGCAACTCGGCTTCGAATTCGGCACGTTCACCGAACGTTTCGACAAGCTCGGCGAGGCGTTGCAGATCATCCTGCCGATGCTGGCCGGCGAGCGGCCCAGTGTCGACGGCAAGTACTACAAGACCAGCGAGGCGTTCGCCAATCCGCGCTACCGCGACCACATCCCGCTGATGATCGGCGGCAGCGGTGAGAAGAAGACCATTCCGTTGGCGGCCAAGCACTTCGACCACCTCAACCTCATCACCTCGTTCGATGCGCTCCCGCACAAGATCGACGTGGTGCGCCGCCGGTGCGAGGACATCGACCGCGATCCCGCGACGCTCGAGACCAGCATGTTGATCACGGTGATCGTCGACGAGAACGGCTCCCCCGACGCGCTGCCCGAGGCCATCCGCGGCAACACCGCCATCGGCGGTCCGGAGGCCATCGCCGAGCAGATCAAAACCAAGGTGCTCGACGCCGGCGTCGACGGCATCATCTTCAACCTGCCGTTCTACACCCCCGGCGTCATCGCCTCGGTCGGCCAGGCGGTCCGGGCGGTGCTGGCAAACTGA